Genomic DNA from Candidatus Omnitrophota bacterium:
AGCCGGACATCGAGCGGATGGACTTTACGCCCGGTGTGCCGGTAAGACTGGTCGTAAGCGGATACGTGACCTGGTTATCCACATCCTGTGGCGAACGACCGGGCCAGTCCGCAAAAACAATAACCTGTTTCTCGCCGATGTCGGGGATGGCATCCACCCGCGTGTTCAGGATCGCATAGTAGCCCACAGCCACAATGGCCACGACTGCGAGCACAACGAGGAACGCGTGTTTCAGACACCAGCGGATGAGAGCGTCAATCATTGGCTTTATTCCTTACGCTGCTTTTGCTGAGGCGTGTGTTGTTGATGCTCTTCAGCTCCCGAGCTACTCGCCGGTAGCGCTGACGATGCCTCATTCGCCGGCGGAGCGGATGCCGCTCCGCCGTGTTGATGGCTGGCGCCGGCTGCCTGGCCTTCCTTGTAGAACAGGCTCGGTAACCCGCGAATCTGAAATTGGCTATCGAGGAGAAAATTCCCGCGTGTCACTACCTTGTCGCCCTCGCTTAGTCCGCTCAGCACAGGATAGGAATCGTCGGTGCGCGGACCGGTCTCAATCTCCATCGAAACAAACTGACCTTTGCTCTTCTCGACATACACCAGTTTGCGCACGCCGCTGTCGAGCACCGCGGTCACGGGCACGGCGAGGAGAAGTTGGTCCCCTTCCGGCTTGACGCTCGCTGGCGTGCCAGGAATCTGCACGAGTGTCATTTTGCAAACCGGGCATTGGCCGGCTTGCGGTTGCAGCACGAGCGGGTGCATTGGACAACTCCACTGACCTTCGAAGCCGCTAGGCGCGGGCTTGCCATCCGCCAGAAGCTCCGCGTGAATCACTGCGGTGACATACATTCCGGGCTTCAATTTATTCTCCATGTTGTTGATATTAAGCAGCACTTTGACCGTACGCGTTTCCTCGTTTAGTACCGGGCTAATGAACCAGACGCGGGCTGTGAAACTCTGGCCGGGAACCGCCTCCGATTTGATTTCGACCATTTGGCCATATTGCACCCAGGGCAGTTCGTATTCATAGATGTCGAGATAAACCCAAACCGATTCGAGGTTCGC
This window encodes:
- a CDS encoding efflux RND transporter periplasmic adaptor subunit — protein: MNFKSIFIKRNILIALAVVAVAVLGAFLFFPYSSRENEASRPDHTGHAKEAPTPGTAVTTNDGTGEKTVSRKITSYRSTMMPGEVSQTPRKDSMGMDMVPIYESEGSMLELSEHARAMASVETVLVQRRKLSREIRAVGKVQYNETGLANITARVEGYVERLFVDYTGVEVKQGDHLLEIYSPDLVVAQQEMLIALESTRSSILVESSTRKLLRWGLTQEQVDELVQNKKIHERLTLFSPIKGTVTEKMVVQKAMVKPGEMLYRLANLESVWVYLDIYEYELPWVQYGQMVEIKSEAVPGQSFTARVWFISPVLNEETRTVKVLLNINNMENKLKPGMYVTAVIHAELLADGKPAPSGFEGQWSCPMHPLVLQPQAGQCPVCKMTLVQIPGTPASVKPEGDQLLLAVPVTAVLDSGVRKLVYVEKSKGQFVSMEIETGPRTDDSYPVLSGLSEGDKVVTRGNFLLDSQFQIRGLPSLFYKEGQAAGASHQHGGAASAPPANEASSALPASSSGAEEHQQHTPQQKQRKE